From Pandoraea vervacti, the proteins below share one genomic window:
- the queA gene encoding tRNA preQ1(34) S-adenosylmethionine ribosyltransferase-isomerase QueA: MYTLSDFDFDLPPELIAQTALAQRTASRLLEVDGSVTPPHLYDRHFADLPGLLAPGDLLVFNDTRVIKARLFGQKASGGKIEVLVERVIDARTALAQIRASKSPAPGTVLRLADAFEVTVGERVEPFYTLHFPDDCYTLLEKYGRLPLPPYIEHDADAADETRYQTVYARNPGAVAAPTAGLHFDNDLFARLDTLEVQRATLTLHVGAGTFQPVRVDNIGEHKMHSEWYEITPALVDAIAATRARGGRVIAVGTTSMRALESGAQAVLAAGGAPGTLRAGSAETDIFITPGYRFQVVDRLITNFHLPKSTLLMLVSAFSGMETIRAAYRHAIEQRYRFFSYGDAMILSRVEMQDTPKAAA, from the coding sequence ATGTATACCCTTTCCGATTTCGATTTCGACCTGCCGCCCGAACTGATCGCGCAGACCGCGCTCGCGCAGCGTACTGCCAGTCGTCTGCTGGAGGTCGACGGCAGCGTCACGCCGCCGCACCTGTACGATCGGCACTTCGCCGATCTGCCCGGCCTGCTCGCCCCGGGCGACCTGCTCGTGTTCAACGACACACGCGTCATCAAGGCGCGCCTGTTTGGTCAGAAAGCGAGCGGCGGCAAGATCGAAGTGCTCGTCGAGCGGGTGATCGACGCCCGCACGGCGCTGGCCCAGATCCGCGCGAGCAAGAGCCCGGCGCCCGGCACGGTGCTGCGTCTGGCGGATGCCTTCGAAGTGACGGTTGGCGAACGCGTCGAGCCGTTCTATACGCTGCACTTTCCCGACGACTGCTACACGCTGCTGGAAAAATACGGTCGCCTGCCGCTGCCGCCCTACATCGAGCACGACGCCGACGCCGCCGACGAAACACGCTATCAGACCGTCTACGCCCGCAACCCTGGCGCCGTGGCCGCACCGACGGCCGGTCTGCACTTCGACAATGACCTCTTCGCCCGTCTGGACACCCTCGAGGTCCAACGCGCCACGCTGACGCTGCACGTCGGCGCAGGCACGTTCCAGCCGGTGCGGGTGGACAACATCGGCGAGCACAAGATGCACTCGGAATGGTATGAAATCACGCCGGCGCTCGTCGATGCCATTGCCGCCACGCGCGCACGCGGCGGCCGCGTGATCGCCGTGGGCACGACGTCGATGCGTGCGCTGGAGTCCGGCGCACAGGCCGTGCTGGCCGCCGGCGGCGCCCCCGGCACGCTGCGTGCGGGCAGCGCCGAGACGGACATTTTCATCACGCCGGGCTACCGCTTCCAGGTGGTGGACCGCCTGATTACCAATTTCCATTTGCCCAAATCGACGTTGCTCATGCTCGTCTCCGCGTTCTCGGGCATGGAGACGATCCGTGCTGCCTACCGCCATGCCATTGAACAGCGTTACCGCTTCTTCAGCTACGGCGACGCGATGATCCTCTCGCGCGTCGAAATGCAGGACACGCCGAAAGCGGCCGCGTGA
- a CDS encoding thiamine phosphate synthase codes for MPIRPAGTSRESAITHDTTPHGQPDLPALPRQLLVTPDIASRAQIAAFASQLAQALARGIRLVQLRNRSLDADGYRALAESALALTHAADAQLILNPPHDVADRWLGATDGTVPQADGWHLTSARLMACETRPSGWKRVSAACHDATQLAQATRLGLDFVTLSPVLATATHPDATPLGWPAFTALAATTPLPVFALGGMRAETLASARNAGAYGVAAIRAFWPAA; via the coding sequence ATGCCCATACGTCCTGCCGGAACGTCGCGCGAGAGCGCCATCACTCATGACACCACGCCGCACGGCCAGCCCGACTTGCCTGCGCTGCCGCGCCAGCTTCTGGTCACACCGGATATCGCTTCGCGTGCGCAGATTGCGGCTTTTGCCTCGCAACTCGCGCAGGCGCTCGCGCGCGGCATACGTCTCGTACAACTTCGTAATCGCTCGCTCGATGCGGACGGTTATCGCGCGTTGGCCGAGAGCGCTCTGGCGCTGACACACGCCGCCGATGCGCAACTCATCCTCAACCCGCCGCATGACGTGGCGGATCGCTGGCTGGGCGCCACCGACGGCACGGTGCCGCAGGCCGACGGCTGGCATCTCACCAGCGCTCGCCTCATGGCATGCGAGACGCGCCCGTCAGGCTGGAAACGCGTGAGCGCCGCCTGTCACGACGCGACACAGCTTGCGCAAGCCACGCGGCTCGGCCTCGACTTCGTCACGCTGTCGCCTGTTCTCGCGACGGCCACGCATCCGGATGCGACACCGCTCGGCTGGCCTGCGTTCACCGCCCTCGCCGCAACGACGCCGCTGCCGGTGTTCGCACTCGGCGGCATGCGCGCCGAGACACTCGCCAGCGCTCGCAACGCGGGCGCTTACGGCGTCGCAGCGATCCGCGCGTTCTGGCCGGCCGCCTGA
- a CDS encoding GlcG/HbpS family heme-binding protein, producing MKTKAVLSVEDVQKINAAAVAEASANGWNVCITIVDDGGHALSLYRMDGAAPSTAMMSLGKAQTSAVGRRESGAFEEMINGGRFAFLSAPNTAMLEGGVPIIVDGNVIGAVGVSGVKSAQDAQIARAGIAAVTGA from the coding sequence ATGAAGACAAAAGCTGTCCTGAGCGTTGAAGACGTGCAGAAGATCAACGCGGCCGCCGTCGCAGAAGCGAGCGCAAACGGCTGGAATGTGTGCATCACCATTGTTGACGACGGCGGCCACGCCCTGTCGCTGTATCGCATGGATGGTGCGGCCCCCAGCACGGCCATGATGTCGCTCGGCAAGGCGCAGACGTCGGCTGTCGGCCGTCGTGAGAGCGGCGCCTTCGAAGAGATGATCAATGGTGGGCGCTTCGCATTCCTGAGCGCACCGAACACTGCCATGCTCGAAGGCGGCGTGCCCATCATCGTCGACGGTAACGTGATCGGCGCAGTAGGCGTGTCGGGGGTGAAGTCGGCGCAGGATGCGCAGATCGCCCGCGCTGGCATCGCCGCCGTTACTGGCGCATAA
- a CDS encoding LysR substrate-binding domain-containing protein, translating to MTLTELKYIVAVARERHFGRAAEACFVSQPTLSVAIKKLEDELNVQIFERGAAEVSVTPLGEQIVAQAQRVLEQTIAIKEIAKQGRDPLAGPLRLGVIYTIGPYLLPALVKQMIETTPQMPLMLQENYTLKLIELLKQGEIDAAIMALPFPESGLMVRPLYDEPFVVALPRSHPWAGREHIDAGDLKQETMLLLGSGHCFRDHVLGVCPELMRFSQNADGIQKTFEGSSLETIRHMVASGVGITVLPKTSVPETQAPDSLLSYVPFSAPVPDRRVVLAWRKSFTRLPAIEAVAQAIARCDLPGVIPLDLPATSN from the coding sequence ATGACCCTCACGGAACTCAAGTACATCGTGGCGGTGGCGCGAGAACGCCATTTCGGTCGCGCGGCGGAAGCCTGTTTCGTCAGCCAGCCGACGCTCTCGGTGGCCATCAAGAAGCTCGAAGACGAGTTGAACGTACAAATTTTCGAGCGCGGTGCTGCCGAAGTGAGCGTGACGCCCCTCGGCGAGCAGATCGTCGCTCAGGCGCAGCGCGTGCTCGAACAGACCATCGCCATCAAGGAAATTGCCAAGCAGGGGCGCGATCCGCTCGCAGGTCCGCTGCGTCTGGGCGTGATCTATACCATCGGACCGTATTTGCTCCCGGCGCTTGTCAAGCAAATGATCGAGACCACGCCGCAGATGCCGCTGATGCTGCAAGAGAACTACACGCTCAAGCTCATCGAGTTGCTCAAGCAAGGCGAAATCGATGCGGCCATCATGGCGCTGCCGTTCCCGGAGAGCGGGCTGATGGTGCGCCCGCTTTACGACGAGCCGTTCGTCGTGGCGCTGCCGCGCTCGCACCCATGGGCCGGCCGCGAGCATATCGACGCAGGCGATCTGAAGCAGGAGACGATGCTGCTGCTCGGCAGCGGCCATTGCTTCCGCGACCATGTGCTCGGTGTCTGCCCGGAGTTGATGCGTTTCTCGCAGAATGCCGACGGTATCCAGAAAACGTTCGAAGGCTCGTCGCTGGAGACGATTCGTCATATGGTCGCCAGCGGCGTCGGCATCACCGTGTTGCCGAAGACGTCCGTACCCGAGACGCAGGCCCCGGACAGCTTGCTGAGTTACGTGCCGTTCTCGGCGCCGGTGCCGGACCGTCGTGTCGTGCTCGCGTGGCGCAAGAGCTTCACCCGTCTGCCGGCCATCGAGGCGGTGGCACAGGCGATCGCCAGATGCGACTTGCCGGGCGTTATTCCTCTCGATCTGCCGGCGACATCCAACTGA
- a CDS encoding Dps family protein, with protein MAKQRQATGQTSNVVTPTAATVARVNIGISDKDRKRIVQGLSHLLADTYTLYLKTHNFHWNVTGPMFNTLHLMFEGQYNELATAVDQIAERIRALGYPAPGTYKEFAKLSSIPEAEGVPVAEEMIRQLVEGQEAVTRTARGIFPIVDAASDEPTADLLTQRMQLHEKNAWMLRSLLA; from the coding sequence ATGGCAAAGCAACGTCAGGCAACAGGTCAGACAAGCAACGTCGTCACCCCCACGGCGGCCACCGTGGCGCGCGTGAACATCGGCATCAGCGACAAGGATCGCAAGCGTATCGTGCAAGGGTTGAGTCACCTTCTGGCCGACACGTACACGTTGTATCTGAAGACGCACAACTTTCACTGGAACGTCACCGGCCCGATGTTCAACACGCTGCATCTGATGTTCGAAGGTCAGTACAACGAACTCGCGACGGCCGTGGATCAGATCGCCGAGCGCATTCGGGCGCTGGGCTACCCGGCACCGGGCACCTACAAGGAATTTGCCAAGCTATCGTCGATTCCCGAAGCCGAGGGCGTGCCTGTGGCCGAGGAAATGATTCGTCAACTCGTCGAAGGTCAGGAGGCGGTCACGCGCACGGCGCGCGGCATCTTCCCGATCGTCGATGCCGCCTCGGACGAGCCGACCGCCGACCTGCTGACGCAGCGCATGCAACTGCACGAGAAAAACGCATGGATGCTGCGTAGCTTGCTCGCGTGA
- the recG gene encoding ATP-dependent DNA helicase RecG — protein sequence MTERRMPATAPDDASADLVDLADAASPQAEVAERPAAKSARRGATRDARGARADASADAVEVTSKSPKGAKPAKDGKEAKGAKDAKGAKPAAKKAAGSADKLAKLGLKRDIDLILHLPMRYEDETTLRKIGEVLPSELAQVEGVVTSSDVAYRPRRQWVVRIADDGHELVLRFLNFYGSQQKQLAIGTRVRVRGEVRGGFFGLEMVHPAYRVVQDAAAPLPASLTPVYPSAAGLSQAYLRKAIHNAMDRTPLPELLPPGLLQDAIGPDHPLPALADAVRLLHAPPPNVSETALMERSHPAWLRIKCEELLAQQLSLKRAQAARRRLRAPALGEHVPGGLLERFEAALPFRLTGAQQRVWAEIRADLAEAHPMQRLLQGDVGSGKTIIAALAAAQAIDAGFQAAIMAPTEILAEQHLRKLSAWLTPLGVEVAWLAGSMKAKEKREALARVASGEAQLVIGTHAIIQDTVTFARLGMAVVDEQHRFGVAQRLALRSKMQTAGMGPNAMPHQLMMSATPIPRTLAMTYYADLDVSVIDELPPGRSPVVTKLISDTRRPEVIDRVRAAALAGRQVYWVCPLIEESEALQLQTAVDTHAQLVAALPELRVGLVHGRLSPAEKAAVMDDFTRGDTHLLVATTVIEVGVDVPNASLMVIEHAERFGLAQLHQLRGRVGRGSAESVCLLMYASPLSMGAKARLQTMRETTDGFVIARRDLEIRGPGEFLGARQSGAAMLRFVDLNEDAWMIPGAQAAAEALLKSHPGAVAAHLERWLGAREDYLKA from the coding sequence ATGACCGAACGCAGAATGCCCGCCACCGCGCCTGACGACGCCTCCGCCGACCTCGTGGATCTTGCCGACGCCGCAAGCCCGCAGGCCGAGGTCGCCGAGCGTCCCGCAGCGAAATCCGCCAGGCGCGGCGCGACGCGCGACGCCCGGGGGGCGCGCGCAGATGCGAGTGCGGACGCCGTCGAGGTCACGTCGAAATCGCCCAAAGGCGCAAAGCCGGCGAAAGACGGGAAGGAAGCAAAGGGTGCAAAGGACGCAAAAGGCGCCAAGCCTGCCGCAAAAAAAGCCGCCGGCAGCGCAGACAAACTCGCCAAGCTCGGCCTGAAGCGCGACATCGACCTGATCCTGCATTTGCCGATGCGCTACGAGGACGAAACGACGCTGCGCAAGATCGGCGAAGTGCTGCCCAGCGAGCTTGCCCAGGTCGAGGGCGTGGTGACGTCGAGCGACGTCGCTTACCGTCCGAGACGCCAATGGGTGGTACGCATCGCCGACGACGGCCACGAACTGGTGCTGCGTTTTCTGAATTTTTACGGCAGTCAGCAAAAGCAGCTCGCCATCGGTACGCGTGTCCGTGTGCGCGGTGAAGTGCGTGGCGGGTTCTTCGGGCTGGAGATGGTGCACCCCGCGTATCGCGTGGTGCAGGACGCCGCCGCGCCGTTGCCGGCGTCGCTCACGCCGGTATATCCGAGTGCGGCGGGCTTATCGCAGGCGTACCTGCGCAAGGCGATCCACAACGCGATGGATCGCACGCCGCTGCCCGAATTACTGCCGCCCGGATTGCTGCAAGACGCCATCGGTCCCGATCATCCGCTCCCGGCGCTGGCCGATGCCGTGCGTCTGCTTCATGCGCCGCCGCCGAACGTCTCGGAGACGGCGCTCATGGAGCGCTCGCACCCGGCGTGGCTACGCATCAAGTGCGAGGAATTGCTCGCCCAGCAACTCTCGCTAAAGCGGGCACAGGCGGCGCGTCGGCGTCTGCGTGCCCCGGCCCTTGGCGAGCACGTGCCGGGCGGTTTGCTCGAACGTTTCGAAGCGGCACTGCCGTTTCGCCTGACGGGGGCGCAGCAGCGCGTGTGGGCCGAGATTCGTGCCGATCTGGCCGAGGCGCATCCCATGCAGCGTCTGCTGCAAGGTGACGTCGGCAGCGGCAAGACGATCATCGCCGCACTGGCGGCGGCACAGGCCATCGATGCGGGATTTCAGGCCGCCATCATGGCGCCCACGGAGATTCTCGCGGAGCAGCACCTGCGCAAACTGTCGGCGTGGCTCACGCCGCTCGGTGTCGAGGTGGCATGGCTCGCCGGCAGCATGAAGGCGAAGGAAAAGCGCGAAGCGCTGGCGCGCGTGGCCAGCGGCGAAGCGCAACTGGTCATTGGCACGCACGCCATCATTCAGGACACGGTCACGTTCGCCCGACTGGGCATGGCGGTGGTGGACGAACAGCATCGCTTCGGCGTGGCGCAGCGACTCGCGCTACGCAGCAAGATGCAAACGGCCGGCATGGGCCCGAACGCCATGCCGCATCAATTGATGATGAGCGCCACGCCGATCCCGCGCACGCTCGCCATGACGTACTACGCCGACCTCGACGTCTCCGTCATCGACGAATTGCCACCCGGACGCAGTCCCGTCGTGACGAAGCTCATCAGCGACACACGCCGCCCCGAGGTGATCGATCGGGTGCGCGCGGCGGCGCTTGCCGGACGTCAGGTGTACTGGGTATGTCCGCTGATCGAAGAGAGCGAAGCGCTGCAATTGCAAACGGCTGTGGACACCCACGCGCAACTGGTCGCGGCCCTGCCGGAGTTGCGCGTCGGCCTCGTGCACGGACGCCTGTCGCCCGCCGAGAAGGCGGCCGTGATGGACGACTTCACTCGCGGCGATACCCATCTGCTCGTGGCCACGACGGTGATCGAAGTCGGCGTGGATGTCCCGAATGCGTCTCTCATGGTGATCGAACACGCCGAGCGCTTCGGCCTCGCGCAGTTGCATCAGTTGCGTGGTCGCGTCGGTCGCGGCTCGGCAGAGTCCGTGTGCTTGCTCATGTATGCCTCGCCGCTGTCGATGGGCGCGAAGGCCCGCTTGCAAACGATGCGTGAGACGACCGACGGCTTTGTCATCGCGCGGCGAGATCTGGAAATCCGCGGTCCCGGCGAGTTTCTCGGGGCGCGTCAGTCAGGCGCGGCGATGCTGCGCTTCGTCGATCTGAATGAAGACGCCTGGATGATTCCGGGCGCGCAAGCGGCCGCCGAGGCACTGCTGAAGTCGCATCCGGGCGCGGTGGCCGCACATCTTGAGCGTTGGCTTGGCGCGCGCGAAGACTATCTGAAGGCCTGA
- a CDS encoding catalase: MSDTKKLTTAAGAPVADNQNTQTAGPRGPALLQDVWLIEKLAHFDREVIPERRVHAKGSGAFGKLTITNDITKYTRARVFESVGKETPVFLRFSTVAGERGAADAERDVRGFALKFYTDEGNWDLVGNNTPVFFIRDALKFPDFIHTQKRDPKTNMRNPTAAWDFWSRSPESLHQVTILMSDRGIPKNYRQQHGFGSHTFSFINAANERFWVKFHFKSMQGVENITNAEAAQLVGDDRESHQRDLFEAIEAGNFPRWRMQVQVMPEADAATYRFNPFDITKVWPHGDYPLIDVGVLELNRNPENYFAEVEQAAFNPGNVVPGIGFSPDRLLQGRLFSYGDTQRYRLGVNHNAIPVNAPKCPFHHSFHRDGAMRVDGNLGGAPNYEPNRYGAFAEQPAYRDPQQAVGAVADRFDHRDDDDYYSQPRALFQLFDDGQKARLFGNIAASMQGVPDDVAERQIGHFAKIDPAYAQGVIAARKALAK, encoded by the coding sequence ATGTCCGATACGAAGAAACTCACGACTGCCGCCGGTGCGCCGGTCGCCGACAACCAGAACACGCAGACGGCTGGCCCGCGCGGCCCGGCACTCTTGCAGGACGTCTGGCTGATCGAAAAGCTGGCTCACTTCGACCGTGAAGTGATTCCCGAGCGTCGCGTTCACGCGAAGGGCTCCGGCGCGTTCGGCAAGCTGACCATCACGAACGACATTACGAAGTACACGCGCGCTCGTGTGTTCGAATCCGTCGGCAAGGAAACGCCCGTGTTCCTGCGATTCTCGACCGTGGCGGGCGAGCGCGGCGCGGCCGACGCCGAACGCGATGTGCGCGGCTTTGCCCTGAAGTTCTACACGGACGAAGGCAACTGGGATCTGGTGGGCAACAATACGCCGGTGTTCTTCATTCGCGACGCCCTCAAATTCCCGGACTTCATCCATACGCAAAAGCGCGATCCGAAGACCAACATGCGAAACCCGACGGCGGCGTGGGACTTCTGGTCGCGTTCGCCGGAATCGCTGCATCAGGTGACCATCCTCATGAGCGATCGCGGCATTCCGAAGAACTACCGCCAGCAGCACGGCTTCGGCTCGCACACTTTCAGCTTCATCAACGCGGCCAACGAGCGCTTCTGGGTCAAGTTCCACTTCAAGTCGATGCAGGGTGTCGAGAACATCACGAATGCCGAGGCGGCGCAACTCGTGGGTGACGATCGCGAGAGCCATCAGCGCGATCTGTTCGAGGCTATCGAGGCCGGTAACTTTCCGCGCTGGCGCATGCAGGTGCAGGTGATGCCGGAGGCAGATGCCGCGACCTATCGCTTCAATCCTTTCGACATTACGAAGGTATGGCCGCACGGCGATTACCCGCTGATCGACGTGGGCGTGCTGGAACTCAACCGGAATCCGGAGAACTATTTCGCCGAGGTGGAGCAGGCGGCGTTCAATCCGGGCAATGTGGTGCCGGGTATCGGCTTTTCACCCGACCGGCTGTTGCAGGGGCGTCTGTTCTCCTACGGCGACACGCAGCGCTATCGCCTCGGGGTGAATCACAACGCGATTCCGGTCAATGCGCCGAAGTGCCCGTTCCATCACAGCTTCCATCGCGACGGCGCGATGCGCGTGGACGGCAACCTTGGCGGCGCGCCGAACTACGAGCCGAACCGGTACGGTGCGTTCGCAGAGCAGCCGGCGTATCGCGATCCGCAGCAGGCGGTGGGAGCGGTCGCCGATCGTTTCGATCATCGTGACGATGACGACTATTATTCACAGCCGCGCGCGCTGTTCCAACTGTTCGACGATGGTCAGAAAGCGCGTCTGTTCGGCAACATCGCGGCGTCGATGCAAGGCGTGCCGGACGATGTCGCCGAGCGCCAGATCGGACACTTCGCGAAGATCGATCCGGCGTACGCGCAGGGCGTGATCGCGGCCCGCAAGGCGCTGGCGAAGTAG
- a CDS encoding SRPBCC family protein, protein MQYEHLIEVNDLLNPLTLALTRDQLWRGLVLRAEQPQAFVLGLDECIMHERTETTLDRELRFGQTVVLDRVVFEAQEAVRYETAATDAHAGGTLTMRIEEPNPTHYFVRFTYSTTLPEDAATADTRYSEFVKSAYREADIDTVRRIRELAEQGELG, encoded by the coding sequence TTGCAGTACGAACACCTGATCGAGGTCAACGACCTCCTGAACCCGTTAACCCTCGCACTCACGCGCGACCAACTGTGGCGTGGCCTCGTGCTGCGCGCCGAACAGCCGCAGGCGTTCGTGCTGGGACTCGATGAATGCATCATGCACGAGCGCACCGAGACCACGCTCGATCGCGAGCTTCGCTTCGGCCAGACCGTGGTGCTCGACCGCGTCGTCTTCGAAGCGCAGGAGGCCGTACGCTATGAGACGGCGGCAACCGATGCACACGCGGGCGGCACCCTGACGATGCGTATCGAAGAACCGAATCCGACGCACTATTTCGTGCGATTCACGTACAGCACAACGCTGCCGGAGGATGCGGCGACTGCCGACACGCGTTACAGCGAGTTTGTGAAATCGGCCTACCGCGAAGCCGACATCGACACGGTCCGCCGCATTCGCGAACTCGCCGAGCAGGGCGAACTCGGCTGA
- a CDS encoding OsmC family protein, whose amino-acid sequence MAAEAIVTAHLGAAGYTTHLSDGKHEWIADEPETLGGGDLGPAPAALLLSSLGACTSITLHMYARRKEWPLKDVKVTLAMNPDGKPPVGTTQITRKIELAGDLSEEQRQRLLEIANACPIHKVLSGTVAIESSLVE is encoded by the coding sequence ATGGCCGCAGAAGCGATTGTCACCGCCCATCTGGGCGCCGCGGGATACACCACCCATCTGTCGGACGGCAAGCACGAGTGGATCGCCGACGAGCCCGAAACGCTCGGCGGCGGCGATTTGGGTCCGGCGCCGGCAGCATTGCTGCTCTCGAGCCTCGGGGCATGCACGTCGATCACGTTGCACATGTATGCGCGACGCAAGGAATGGCCGCTCAAGGATGTGAAAGTGACATTGGCGATGAATCCGGACGGCAAGCCGCCCGTCGGTACGACGCAAATTACCCGCAAGATCGAGTTGGCGGGCGACTTGTCCGAGGAACAGCGTCAACGCCTCTTGGAAATCGCGAATGCGTGCCCAATTCACAAGGTGCTGTCGGGCACTGTGGCCATCGAGAGTTCGCTGGTCGAGTAA
- the hemP gene encoding hemin uptake protein HemP, translated as MSEMTASHTTAHETTPATAPRRTLSVSRTPVASPAAGKPVSPPNGRVLTSDHLLQGTQCVNILHNGQTYQLRATRYGKLILTK; from the coding sequence ATGAGCGAGATGACCGCAAGCCACACCACTGCCCACGAGACCACGCCCGCCACGGCACCGCGCCGCACGCTTTCGGTGTCGCGTACGCCGGTGGCCAGCCCGGCGGCCGGCAAGCCGGTCAGCCCGCCTAATGGCCGTGTGCTGACGAGCGATCACCTGTTGCAGGGCACGCAGTGCGTGAACATCCTGCACAACGGACAGACTTACCAACTGCGCGCTACGCGCTACGGCAAACTGATCCTGACGAAGTAA
- a CDS encoding YdcF family protein has protein sequence MPFDWLARNLLVSLFLPPANVLVLAGLAFVLWRRCPRIGRVLAVVAVLALWGQAMPWVGQWLSRPLEVGKAVDPKTFDTSLAVPGSAATRAQAVVILGGGMSFGSPEFGRENAVDLSEATLARVRYGAFLARRAQLPVLVSGGSPTGRAAEAPIMAQVATDEFGVPVRWVEGQSLNTAQNAIFSARMLSNVGVSRIYLVTSAWHMRRAREQFERAGLTVVPAPCCHAMTLEPDTVPGWWPTLEGMRMTRAALREWMALGVGH, from the coding sequence ATGCCCTTCGACTGGCTCGCCCGAAATCTCCTCGTCAGCCTGTTCCTGCCGCCCGCCAATGTGCTGGTGCTCGCAGGGCTGGCGTTCGTCCTGTGGCGGCGCTGTCCTCGTATCGGGCGGGTGCTGGCGGTTGTGGCTGTGCTTGCGCTTTGGGGGCAGGCGATGCCGTGGGTCGGCCAGTGGCTTTCCCGTCCGCTTGAAGTCGGTAAGGCGGTCGATCCGAAGACGTTCGACACCTCATTGGCGGTGCCCGGCAGCGCCGCAACGCGGGCGCAGGCCGTTGTGATTCTGGGGGGCGGCATGAGCTTTGGCTCGCCGGAGTTCGGACGCGAGAATGCTGTGGATCTGAGCGAGGCGACGCTCGCTCGGGTGCGCTACGGTGCGTTTCTTGCGCGTCGTGCCCAATTGCCCGTGCTGGTCTCCGGCGGCAGTCCCACTGGGCGCGCGGCCGAGGCGCCCATCATGGCGCAGGTCGCGACCGACGAGTTCGGCGTGCCGGTGCGCTGGGTCGAAGGACAATCGTTGAACACGGCGCAAAACGCCATTTTCAGTGCGCGCATGCTGAGCAACGTCGGCGTGTCGCGCATCTATCTGGTCACGAGCGCCTGGCATATGCGCCGCGCTCGTGAGCAGTTCGAGCGGGCCGGTCTGACGGTGGTACCCGCACCGTGTTGCCATGCCATGACGCTCGAACCGGACACCGTTCCCGGCTGGTGGCCAACCCTCGAAGGCATGCGCATGACACGTGCGGCGTTGCGCGAGTGGATGGCGCTCGGCGTGGGGCACTGA
- a CDS encoding pirin family protein yields MSTTYARPVARVFTAAQTQEGAGFHVNRPFPTRMMMDFDPFLLLDEMGPMQVAPGDAKGAPDHPHRGFETVTYLLAGEMEHRDSQGHAGKLTPGDVQWMTAGAGVIHSEEPSHAFQQRGGEMHGFQLWVNLPSADKMMTPRYQELPAAGIPTATSDDGKVWVRVIAGEALGTRAAIETRTPILYQHFTLEPQALLDHPVPADFNVFAYVIDGEGHFGPEATAAKAHQMVVFGTQGEGVTVRNDGDTPLSFLLIGGRPLGEPVARYGPFVMNTESEIRQAILDFQAGRMGHIPASVSRTS; encoded by the coding sequence ATGAGCACCACCTACGCCCGTCCGGTAGCCCGCGTCTTCACGGCTGCGCAAACGCAGGAAGGCGCCGGCTTTCACGTCAACCGTCCGTTTCCGACGCGCATGATGATGGATTTCGATCCGTTCCTGCTGCTCGACGAAATGGGGCCGATGCAAGTCGCCCCCGGCGACGCCAAGGGCGCGCCCGATCATCCGCATCGCGGCTTCGAGACCGTTACCTATCTGCTGGCCGGGGAGATGGAACACCGTGACTCGCAAGGTCATGCAGGCAAGCTCACCCCGGGCGACGTGCAGTGGATGACGGCGGGCGCCGGCGTCATTCACTCGGAAGAGCCGTCGCACGCGTTTCAGCAGCGTGGCGGCGAGATGCACGGCTTCCAGTTGTGGGTGAATCTGCCGAGTGCCGACAAGATGATGACGCCCCGCTATCAGGAACTGCCGGCAGCCGGTATTCCCACGGCAACGAGCGACGACGGCAAGGTCTGGGTACGGGTGATCGCCGGCGAGGCGTTGGGTACGCGCGCCGCCATCGAGACACGCACGCCGATCCTGTATCAGCACTTCACGTTGGAACCGCAGGCGCTGCTGGATCACCCGGTGCCTGCCGACTTCAACGTGTTCGCTTACGTGATCGACGGCGAAGGCCACTTCGGTCCGGAAGCCACCGCCGCGAAGGCGCATCAGATGGTCGTGTTCGGCACGCAGGGCGAAGGCGTGACGGTGCGTAACGACGGTGACACCCCGCTGTCGTTTCTGCTCATCGGCGGCAGGCCGCTGGGCGAGCCGGTGGCACGTTACGGCCCGTTCGTGATGAACACGGAGAGCGAGATTCGTCAGGCGATCCTCGACTTTCAGGCAGGACGCATGGGGCATATCCCGGCGTCGGTCTCGCGCACCTCTTGA